A single window of Syntrophorhabdaceae bacterium DNA harbors:
- a CDS encoding amidophosphoribosyltransferase, giving the protein MSGIFGFAGKGNAFVEVRTGLENLAHRGQESWGIASGLKDGSFAETRRTGSIFQFPTLSRLHFGSVAIGHVRYPTAGEASERNSQPIIGSWGKEKIAVVHNGHLPRYKQMMEEIGGLFQTDTDTEVILQMIVRAEGASMEEKVVKTLSLLSDEAAFSLLILHQGKLIAARDRFGFRPLSLGRRGEEGDYEWALASETCAFGDRFEWVGDVEPGQIIVIDGEEVRTLAFAEPNPRPCILECLDYASPASQVFAHNIYEFREKAGILLARDETEKADMVIPIPKAAIPGALGFHGASGIPYKEAITTVGEIGRIFIISKEKDRLEKAEKKFQINREMVKGKDIILIDTLLVRGSTAMILIPKLRAAGARKIHFRLTAPPPRHPCYMGMAMAKQGELLATNRTHDDLKNLVGVDSFRYLSAEQLRGLMETNVCDACLTGDYPFPVHGINGSKT; this is encoded by the coding sequence ATGAGCGGAATTTTTGGTTTTGCAGGCAAGGGAAACGCCTTCGTGGAGGTGCGCACGGGCCTCGAGAACCTCGCGCACCGGGGACAGGAGAGCTGGGGCATCGCATCGGGCCTTAAAGACGGTTCTTTTGCCGAAACGAGGAGAACGGGCTCGATCTTTCAGTTCCCCACCCTGAGCAGGCTCCATTTCGGCTCCGTGGCCATAGGCCATGTGCGCTATCCCACGGCGGGAGAGGCGAGCGAGCGGAACTCCCAGCCTATCATAGGGAGCTGGGGAAAAGAGAAGATCGCCGTAGTCCACAACGGTCACCTTCCCCGGTATAAACAGATGATGGAGGAGATCGGCGGCCTCTTTCAGACGGATACGGATACGGAGGTCATACTCCAGATGATCGTCCGCGCGGAAGGCGCCTCCATGGAAGAGAAGGTGGTGAAGACCTTGAGCCTTCTCTCCGACGAGGCGGCGTTCAGTCTCCTGATCCTCCACCAGGGAAAGCTCATCGCCGCCCGCGACCGTTTCGGCTTCCGTCCCCTCTCCCTCGGCCGCAGGGGCGAGGAAGGGGATTACGAGTGGGCCCTGGCCTCGGAGACGTGCGCCTTCGGCGACCGCTTCGAATGGGTCGGCGACGTGGAGCCCGGTCAGATTATAGTCATCGACGGAGAAGAGGTACGGACCCTTGCCTTTGCCGAACCCAACCCCCGGCCCTGCATCCTCGAATGCCTCGATTACGCCTCCCCCGCAAGCCAGGTCTTTGCGCACAATATCTATGAATTCCGGGAAAAAGCAGGCATCCTCCTCGCCAGGGATGAGACGGAGAAAGCGGATATGGTGATACCCATCCCCAAGGCGGCCATCCCCGGCGCCCTCGGCTTCCACGGCGCCTCAGGCATACCTTACAAAGAGGCCATCACCACGGTAGGTGAGATCGGCAGGATTTTTATCATTTCAAAAGAGAAGGACCGGCTGGAAAAGGCGGAAAAGAAATTCCAGATCAACCGCGAGATGGTGAAGGGAAAGGATATCATCCTCATCGACACTCTCCTCGTACGGGGTTCGACCGCCATGATCCTCATACCGAAATTACGTGCGGCAGGAGCAAGAAAGATCCATTTCCGCCTCACCGCGCCGCCCCCGAGGCACCCATGCTATATGGGCATGGCCATGGCCAAACAGGGCGAGCTCCTCGCCACGAACCGCACCCATGATGACCTCAAAAATCTGGTAGGGGTAGATTCCTTCAGGTACCTCTCTGCAGAACAGCTCCGGGGCCTGATGGAAACAAACGTCTGCGACGCCTGCCTGACCGGAGACTACCCCTTCCCGGTCCACGGGATAAACGGATCGAAGACGTAA
- a CDS encoding AAA family ATPase — protein sequence MRMDELRLLSFGPFTGLNLVFDTGDADFHILYGRNEAGKSSALRALVSLFFGIPHHSTDNFLHDNTKLRIGGSIHASDGSALSLIRRKGTKNTLLDLDEKPLDETVLQRFLQGVDKEIFEAFFGIDHDSLARGGQSILKEGGDVGQSLFSAGIGGVDLRAILQEFDNEADALFRPRGQTQALNKAINDYSDLKKTVSEASLSSRKWSEQNDELKKALGERAGLSEKIKGVQYEASRLRRLQQTLPDIAVRTKWISDLLELGEVVIIDDDFAKKRREYLEQLRTALEVRERSTDDMEQLKSNMTQISVPEGFLDQADTISELHQRLGSYRKGLQDLGGLERNVHQLKREIEVLCSEIKPGADVKECVIVRPEASLRAKVQGLGGSHQAILDALARSDKDIQKTRGELAKATEELHSLEAPRDINALKSAVSSARKRGDLTLSLQEALTGVQRVEEQLKIDLDRLPLWEGRIEKLETITIPSPETVDRFEMSFQEIATKMAGLDDKEKQTRGDLAKIEAQIEALCMAGTVPTENELSQARERRSSGWGLILRSWIDNDAVEEEIAAFDAQDPLPKAYEKSVVQADEISDRLRREADRVAQNANLIAQKAGAQQYLKDIEGSRQNLADHLCKIEVEWTDHWKASGIKPLPPKEMRAWTIKQDALLEKSSKSRELRRNYEQIVGQIGEYRAGLIACLGDLGLKLDTNKAFDDLLDYCQSVIESIDAVNRKRAELNEHISKLENDTKGLYHNHETLEKKYKDWQSGWATALSRLGLESQASPAEAYAVLSKFDELFKKVDEKDSIEQRVSGINRDAAKFSADVKSLSESVASELNDNSVEQIVVKLDSTLSKAKTDSARLADLENRLAKQETVLREAEETIKIALKRLESLCVWAGCARYEDLEEIERRSSLKKTIQEKIDSLETGLLRVGGGMPLEELIQETKGVDNDSLPGLIFEVDKQLEEMAATRSDMDQKIGGMQTILLQMDGSAKAAEAAEQSQRILSSMRENVECYIRLRMCSAILNQEIERYRNENQGPLVRRASQLFSALTLESFSGLTTDFNDKDEPILVGIRPRGEKIGVSGMSDGTRDQLYLALRIASLEKYLDSNEPMPFIVDDILIRFDDDRATAALNILAELSTKTQVLFLTHHARLVELARKGSFCGKQGIHLL from the coding sequence ATGAGGATGGACGAACTGCGATTGCTCTCTTTCGGTCCGTTCACAGGTCTTAACCTTGTTTTTGACACGGGAGATGCAGATTTTCATATCCTTTACGGGCGTAATGAGGCGGGCAAATCTTCTGCGCTTCGGGCGCTGGTATCGCTTTTTTTCGGCATTCCACACCATTCCACCGATAATTTCCTTCATGATAATACCAAACTAAGGATCGGCGGGTCCATTCACGCCTCTGATGGCTCCGCCCTTTCCTTGATAAGAAGGAAGGGGACAAAGAACACCTTACTTGACCTTGATGAAAAGCCCTTGGACGAGACAGTCCTTCAGAGGTTTCTCCAAGGGGTCGATAAAGAAATATTTGAAGCTTTCTTCGGTATCGACCATGATTCATTGGCCCGCGGTGGCCAAAGCATTCTGAAAGAAGGCGGTGACGTGGGACAAAGTCTCTTTTCGGCAGGGATCGGAGGAGTGGATTTGAGGGCCATCCTTCAGGAGTTCGATAATGAAGCGGATGCGCTTTTCCGTCCCAGAGGGCAGACCCAGGCTCTCAATAAAGCCATAAACGACTATTCCGACCTCAAAAAGACTGTTTCCGAAGCATCACTTTCAAGCAGAAAATGGTCTGAACAGAATGACGAACTCAAAAAAGCTCTTGGGGAGAGGGCGGGGTTGTCGGAGAAGATTAAAGGCGTTCAATATGAGGCCAGCCGTCTCCGGCGTTTACAGCAAACATTGCCTGATATTGCAGTACGAACCAAATGGATATCTGATCTTCTGGAACTTGGCGAAGTGGTTATTATTGATGACGATTTTGCAAAGAAAAGGAGGGAATACCTGGAGCAACTTAGAACGGCTCTTGAAGTCAGGGAACGCTCAACTGATGACATGGAACAACTGAAGAGCAACATGACCCAGATCAGCGTTCCAGAGGGATTTCTTGACCAGGCTGATACGATATCCGAACTCCACCAGCGACTGGGGAGTTATAGAAAGGGCCTTCAGGATCTTGGTGGACTCGAGAGAAACGTTCACCAATTGAAACGAGAAATCGAGGTCCTTTGTTCGGAAATCAAGCCAGGCGCAGACGTGAAAGAATGTGTGATTGTGCGCCCCGAGGCGAGCCTGCGCGCCAAAGTCCAGGGGCTTGGCGGGAGCCACCAGGCGATTCTGGACGCGTTGGCTAGATCCGACAAAGATATCCAGAAAACGAGGGGAGAACTTGCGAAAGCGACGGAAGAGCTACACTCTCTAGAGGCCCCGAGAGACATTAATGCGCTTAAATCAGCCGTCTCGAGCGCCCGGAAGCGAGGGGACCTGACTTTAAGTCTCCAGGAGGCCTTAACCGGCGTCCAGCGCGTGGAAGAGCAATTGAAGATAGATTTAGACAGGCTGCCTCTATGGGAAGGCCGCATCGAAAAGTTGGAAACAATCACAATTCCATCGCCGGAAACCGTTGATCGTTTCGAAATGAGCTTTCAGGAGATTGCCACAAAGATGGCCGGTCTTGACGATAAGGAAAAGCAGACGAGGGGGGATCTTGCCAAAATAGAGGCTCAAATTGAAGCACTTTGTATGGCCGGGACAGTTCCTACGGAAAATGAACTTTCGCAGGCGAGAGAAAGAAGGAGCAGCGGTTGGGGCCTGATACTTCGTTCCTGGATAGACAATGACGCCGTTGAGGAAGAAATAGCCGCTTTCGATGCCCAAGATCCCCTTCCGAAAGCATACGAGAAAAGCGTGGTACAAGCCGACGAAATATCCGACAGGCTTCGCCGGGAAGCGGATCGAGTGGCCCAAAATGCGAATCTCATTGCACAAAAAGCCGGGGCCCAGCAATACCTCAAAGATATCGAAGGGAGCAGACAAAATCTAGCCGATCATCTGTGTAAGATAGAAGTTGAATGGACTGACCATTGGAAAGCGTCCGGTATCAAACCTCTGCCCCCGAAAGAAATGCGGGCTTGGACCATCAAACAAGACGCCCTCCTGGAAAAATCCAGTAAATCAAGAGAGCTACGCCGGAACTATGAGCAGATAGTTGGGCAGATCGGGGAATACCGTGCAGGACTTATCGCTTGCCTCGGTGATCTTGGTTTAAAGTTGGACACGAACAAAGCTTTCGATGATCTCTTGGATTATTGCCAGTCCGTTATCGAGTCTATTGACGCTGTCAATCGCAAACGCGCCGAATTGAACGAACATATAAGCAAGCTCGAAAATGATACAAAAGGCCTGTATCATAACCACGAAACTTTAGAGAAGAAGTATAAAGACTGGCAGTCGGGCTGGGCAACTGCGCTTTCCAGGCTTGGCCTTGAATCGCAGGCGTCTCCCGCTGAAGCCTATGCGGTCCTTTCGAAGTTTGACGAGCTATTCAAGAAGGTAGATGAAAAGGATTCAATTGAACAGCGTGTGTCTGGGATTAATCGCGACGCCGCAAAATTCTCAGCAGACGTAAAAAGTCTTTCCGAAAGCGTCGCTTCGGAACTGAACGATAACTCGGTAGAGCAGATAGTGGTGAAGCTTGATTCAACGTTAAGTAAAGCAAAGACCGATTCTGCCAGGCTGGCTGATCTGGAAAATAGGTTAGCTAAGCAAGAAACGGTCCTGCGCGAAGCAGAAGAAACGATAAAAATTGCTTTGAAGCGACTGGAATCTCTGTGCGTCTGGGCAGGCTGCGCAAGATATGAAGATTTGGAGGAGATCGAGAGAAGGTCGTCCCTGAAAAAGACCATTCAGGAAAAAATAGATTCGCTCGAGACCGGTCTTCTCAGAGTTGGGGGAGGAATGCCCCTCGAAGAACTTATTCAGGAGACAAAAGGGGTTGATAATGATTCTCTGCCGGGCTTAATATTTGAGGTCGATAAGCAATTAGAGGAGATGGCGGCCACAAGATCTGACATGGATCAAAAAATTGGGGGTATGCAGACTATCCTGCTACAGATGGATGGCAGCGCAAAGGCGGCGGAAGCGGCGGAACAGTCTCAACGTATTCTGTCCTCCATGAGAGAGAATGTGGAATGTTACATACGACTTCGCATGTGTTCTGCTATACTCAACCAAGAAATTGAACGATACCGAAATGAAAACCAGGGGCCCCTTGTTCGAAGGGCAAGCCAACTCTTTTCTGCCTTGACTCTGGAATCTTTCTCTGGTTTGACGACGGATTTCAATGATAAGGATGAACCTATCCTCGTGGGAATTCGCCCAAGGGGAGAAAAGATCGGGGTTTCGGGTATGAGCGATGGAACGCGAGACCAACTTTATCTGGCTCTTAGAATTGCCAGCCTGGAGAAATACCTTGATTCAAATGAGCCCATGCCATTCATAGTCGATGATATTTTGATACGCTTCGATGATGACAGAGCAACTGCAGCGCTGAATATCCTCGCAGAGTTGTCAACAAAAACTCAAGTTCTGTTCCTGACGCACCATGCTCGACTTGTTGAGTTAGCGCGGAAAGGATCTTTTTGCGGAAAACAGGGAATCCATCTATTGTAA
- a CDS encoding STAS-like domain-containing protein has product MAGIRKRGQQIREFIVENVEINPKTIIPLTMGRFSISRQATHQHIRRLVNEGTLIRSRSGYYELCPKEEWHTTISIDENPYEDVVWRNQIKDKLGHLPDNTIEIWYYGFTEMFNNVVDHSGSATAHVSIIKTAYSTEMNIADFGIGIFNKITKDMHLIDERHAVIELTKGKLTTDPEKHTGEGVFFTSRMFDTFSILSGEVFLSHTYGDDEDWILQNQEPGVGTFVTMRLNNNTARTKKQIFGRFTSDNDFGFTKTVVPVRMAQYGDEKLVSRSQAKRLLARVDRFKTVLFDFKEVETIGRAFADEVFRVFASQHPHIELIPVNENDLVRREIDNARHYDGQG; this is encoded by the coding sequence ATGGCAGGGATAAGGAAAAGAGGGCAGCAAATAAGAGAATTTATCGTCGAAAACGTTGAAATCAATCCCAAAACAATAATCCCCCTTACCATGGGAAGATTCAGCATTAGTCGGCAAGCCACTCATCAACATATTAGACGCCTGGTGAATGAAGGCACATTAATCAGGTCTAGAAGCGGGTATTATGAATTGTGTCCGAAAGAGGAATGGCATACCACTATTTCGATCGATGAAAACCCATATGAAGATGTTGTATGGCGAAACCAAATTAAAGATAAGTTAGGACATTTGCCGGATAACACTATCGAAATTTGGTACTACGGCTTTACAGAGATGTTCAATAATGTGGTCGATCACTCTGGAAGCGCAACCGCGCATGTAAGCATCATAAAGACTGCATACTCAACGGAGATGAATATAGCCGATTTTGGGATAGGAATTTTTAATAAAATCACCAAAGATATGCATCTCATTGATGAACGACATGCGGTTATCGAATTGACGAAAGGGAAGTTGACGACTGATCCTGAAAAGCATACCGGGGAGGGAGTTTTTTTTACGTCTAGAATGTTTGATACCTTTAGCATTCTGTCGGGAGAAGTCTTCTTGTCGCATACTTATGGAGATGATGAGGACTGGATATTGCAAAATCAAGAACCCGGCGTCGGCACTTTTGTTACCATGAGGCTAAACAATAATACAGCTCGAACCAAGAAACAGATATTCGGCAGATTTACGTCTGATAATGATTTTGGTTTCACTAAAACAGTAGTTCCCGTGAGAATGGCCCAATATGGGGACGAAAAATTGGTCTCCAGATCACAAGCAAAAAGACTTTTGGCGAGAGTAGATCGATTTAAAACCGTACTTTTTGATTTCAAGGAAGTTGAAACGATAGGGCGAGCTTTTGCAGATGAAGTATTCAGGGTTTTTGCAAGTCAACATCCCCATATTGAACTTATTCCGGTAAACGAAAATGATTTGGTCAGGCGGGAGATTGACAATGCCAGACATTATGACGGTCAGGGCTGA
- a CDS encoding response regulator, translating into MEESVLNGKHLLAVDDEPDVLTVLEEEVMQDCPSCTFDKATDYEGAARLIKTGNYDVVILDIMGVRGFDLLEIAVSRNLKVAMLTAHALTPEALKKSHTMGARAYLPKDKLGEIVPFLEDVLSYEFLPGWKRLLDRLEDHFNEHFGAGWKQTADLVSW; encoded by the coding sequence ATGGAAGAATCGGTTCTCAATGGAAAGCATCTGCTCGCCGTCGACGATGAGCCGGATGTACTTACCGTACTGGAAGAAGAGGTCATGCAGGACTGCCCGAGCTGCACTTTCGACAAGGCAACGGATTACGAAGGGGCGGCCCGTCTCATCAAGACCGGCAATTACGATGTGGTCATACTCGATATCATGGGGGTCAGGGGGTTCGATCTCCTCGAGATCGCCGTCTCCCGTAACCTCAAGGTGGCCATGCTCACCGCCCACGCACTCACCCCCGAAGCACTAAAAAAGTCTCATACCATGGGTGCCCGGGCCTACCTCCCCAAAGACAAGCTTGGCGAGATCGTCCCCTTTCTTGAAGATGTGCTCAGTTACGAATTTCTTCCCGGATGGAAGCGCCTCCTGGACCGGCTGGAGGATCATTTCAACGAGCATTTCGGGGCCGGCTGGAAACAGACGGCGGACCTCGTCTCCTGGTAG
- the mog gene encoding molybdopterin adenylyltransferase, whose product MAFRAAVITISDKGSVGQRVDTSGPALKEILINSFEVGDITIVPDEVPIIARTIKELIDEQGIDLVVTTGGTGVSARDVTPEATRTVIDRELPGFGEAMRMESYKITPKAIISRAIAGIRNKSIIVNLPGSPKAAVECLSFVLDAIPHALAKIQGDQSDCAS is encoded by the coding sequence ATGGCATTCAGGGCAGCGGTCATCACCATAAGCGATAAAGGCTCAGTGGGTCAAAGGGTCGATACGAGCGGGCCCGCCCTCAAAGAGATCCTCATAAATTCTTTCGAGGTGGGCGATATCACGATCGTGCCCGACGAAGTGCCTATCATCGCCAGGACCATAAAGGAGCTTATCGACGAGCAGGGCATTGACCTCGTCGTCACCACCGGAGGCACCGGGGTAAGCGCGCGCGATGTCACCCCCGAGGCCACGAGGACCGTCATCGACCGGGAATTGCCCGGTTTCGGCGAAGCGATGCGCATGGAGAGCTACAAGATCACGCCGAAGGCCATCATTTCCCGGGCCATTGCGGGGATCAGAAACAAGAGCATTATCGTCAACCTCCCGGGAAGTCCCAAAGCGGCGGTCGAATGCCTCTCCTTCGTGCTGGATGCAATCCCGCATGCCCTGGCCAAAATCCAGGGCGATCAGAGCGACTGCGCTAGCTAA
- a CDS encoding DNA repair exonuclease has product MKFIHAADIHLDSPMIGLERYDGAPVEEVRAATRRALQNLVELAINEDVDFVMIAGDLYDGDWKDYNTGLFFLTRMIELREAGVRVVIVAGNHDAASQITKNLRIPDNVKMLSVHKAESVILESAGVAIHGQGFSTRAVTDNLAAHYPKPLSGLLNIGLLHTCLDGRKGYEPYAPCSLDELLSRGYEYWALGHVHNREIIHREPWVVFPGNCQGRNVRETGAKGCTLVSAEDGTVTNVEFKRLDVFRWSIADVNITGVTDTDEIIDLADEALKEELRTNESEPTALRIRLHGSSKVHGKLLTDSERLKSEIRAVATDVGNGSIWVEKICINTTGASDPDELTRRDDALGGLSRSIHNLQYDETALEDMFQGFGDLFRKLPHEYLNDGDAVHPENKESLSRVAEEVKHMLLSRILSFGGDR; this is encoded by the coding sequence ATGAAATTCATCCATGCTGCTGATATCCACTTGGACAGCCCCATGATAGGGCTTGAGAGGTATGATGGTGCTCCCGTGGAAGAAGTGCGGGCTGCAACACGCAGAGCACTGCAAAACCTTGTTGAGCTGGCGATCAACGAAGATGTTGATTTTGTAATGATTGCAGGAGATCTTTATGACGGAGATTGGAAGGATTACAACACAGGCTTATTCTTCCTGACAAGGATGATCGAATTGCGGGAGGCGGGCGTTAGGGTGGTCATTGTTGCCGGCAACCACGATGCTGCAAGTCAGATCACAAAGAACCTCCGCATACCTGATAATGTAAAAATGCTCTCCGTCCACAAGGCGGAATCTGTCATTCTTGAAAGTGCCGGAGTAGCCATCCATGGGCAAGGTTTTTCGACCAGGGCAGTTACTGATAACCTTGCAGCCCACTATCCGAAACCACTCTCAGGGTTATTAAATATCGGGCTCCTCCATACCTGCCTAGACGGGCGCAAAGGATATGAACCTTATGCGCCATGTTCTCTGGACGAATTGCTGTCTCGTGGCTATGAGTATTGGGCCTTAGGACACGTGCACAATAGAGAAATTATTCATCGGGAGCCTTGGGTCGTGTTTCCCGGAAATTGCCAGGGTAGGAACGTTCGTGAGACCGGGGCCAAAGGGTGCACATTGGTGTCCGCAGAGGATGGAACGGTGACAAACGTCGAATTTAAACGACTCGACGTTTTTCGATGGTCCATTGCTGATGTAAACATTACCGGCGTCACTGATACCGATGAAATTATTGACCTGGCCGACGAAGCCTTGAAAGAAGAGTTACGAACGAACGAGAGCGAGCCGACCGCCCTTCGAATCCGGCTTCATGGTTCATCAAAAGTACATGGCAAGCTTCTCACAGATTCAGAGCGTTTGAAAAGTGAAATAAGGGCAGTCGCCACCGATGTCGGTAATGGAAGCATTTGGGTTGAAAAGATATGTATCAATACGACAGGCGCATCTGATCCGGACGAACTGACGAGGCGAGACGATGCCTTGGGAGGACTTTCGCGTTCGATCCATAATCTGCAGTATGATGAAACGGCCTTAGAGGATATGTTTCAAGGCTTTGGCGACCTTTTCCGCAAGCTCCCACATGAATACTTGAATGATGGCGACGCCGTCCATCCGGAAAACAAAGAGAGCCTCTCCCGTGTCGCGGAAGAGGTGAAACATATGTTGCTCTCCAGGATTTTATCCTTCGGAGGCGACCGATGA
- a CDS encoding MOSC domain-containing protein — MKNGKVISVNISDKKGEKKHGVGRAKAIKDFGLENDAHGGYMHRQISLLSTASIGKMKEKGIDVGSGDFAENLTIEGIDLPALPIGTTLRIGRELLVRVTQIGKECHSRCNIFQQVGDCVMPREGIFVEVLSGGDVAEGDEIEVL, encoded by the coding sequence CGGCAAAGTCATATCGGTCAACATAAGCGACAAGAAAGGGGAGAAGAAGCACGGCGTGGGAAGGGCAAAGGCGATCAAGGACTTCGGCCTCGAAAATGACGCCCACGGCGGCTACATGCACCGTCAGATCAGCCTTCTCTCCACGGCGAGCATCGGCAAGATGAAGGAGAAGGGCATCGACGTGGGCTCGGGTGATTTCGCCGAGAACCTCACCATCGAAGGCATAGACCTTCCGGCCCTGCCCATAGGCACCACGCTCAGAATCGGGCGGGAGCTCCTCGTGAGGGTGACCCAGATCGGCAAGGAGTGCCACAGCAGGTGCAATATTTTTCAGCAGGTCGGCGACTGCGTCATGCCGAGAGAAGGCATATTCGTCGAAGTCCTCTCCGGTGGCGACGTGGCCGAAGGCGACGAGATAGAGGTGCTCTGA
- a CDS encoding SagB/ThcOx family dehydrogenase produces MEKENRPQEKTEGSIGARFQKETKYTPENIGGHTLDWDHMPKAFKEYENPLARIALPKPEIGGETDIWRILAKRRSRRAFDHKKTLTAGTLSALLWATQGITSPYGQGGFRTAPSAGGLYPIETYLHIRAVEGIDAGLYHLRPREFDLEFLRKGDFSITLARAGLDQSVLAEAHTVFIWSAYIERSKWKYRERAYRYIYLDAGHIAQNLYLAAEALHLGTCAVGAFFDGEVNDLIGLDGKEETVIYMAAVGRPV; encoded by the coding sequence ATGGAAAAGGAAAACAGGCCTCAGGAAAAAACTGAAGGGTCCATAGGGGCGCGTTTCCAGAAAGAGACGAAGTATACGCCCGAAAACATCGGCGGCCACACGCTCGACTGGGACCATATGCCGAAGGCCTTCAAGGAATATGAAAACCCCCTCGCCAGGATCGCGCTTCCGAAGCCGGAGATAGGCGGCGAAACCGATATCTGGAGGATTCTCGCGAAAAGGAGGTCCCGAAGGGCCTTCGATCACAAAAAGACCCTTACTGCCGGAACCCTTTCGGCGCTCCTCTGGGCCACCCAGGGCATTACCTCCCCTTATGGTCAGGGCGGATTCAGAACCGCCCCCTCCGCAGGGGGCCTTTATCCCATCGAAACGTATCTGCATATAAGAGCGGTAGAGGGAATTGACGCCGGCCTCTATCACTTGAGGCCCCGCGAGTTCGACCTGGAGTTTCTCAGAAAGGGTGACTTCTCAATTACCCTTGCCCGGGCCGGCCTCGACCAGTCCGTGCTCGCCGAAGCCCACACCGTCTTTATCTGGTCAGCATATATAGAGCGGTCGAAATGGAAGTACCGCGAACGTGCCTACAGGTACATCTACCTCGACGCCGGCCATATCGCGCAAAACCTCTATCTCGCCGCCGAAGCCCTCCATCTCGGCACCTGCGCCGTAGGCGCCTTCTTTGACGGCGAAGTAAACGATCTCATCGGCCTGGACGGAAAAGAAGAGACGGTGATTTACATGGCGGCGGTGGGGCGGCCGGTCTGA
- a CDS encoding phosphatase PAP2 family protein yields the protein MHEDCSFYFKWIALFVVAVSLLPAIDYYPCFPGDVAIGQWVQRVVSPDLTWAEEISHTAKFPSFASLLLLALVLSWSLAGWRGAILCLASLFGMLVFGHWIGPLITRPRPSPELVHLFRPLSGHSFPSMFALRYGSVFGFLAVLAIRTSSGPVRVAILIACALLLSVGGIARVALGAHWASDVIISYYIAILWAAWVVSLGMPDRGARETENLGRI from the coding sequence TTGCATGAGGATTGCAGCTTTTATTTCAAGTGGATAGCACTCTTTGTCGTTGCCGTCTCGCTTCTGCCGGCGATTGATTATTACCCCTGCTTTCCCGGGGATGTGGCGATAGGGCAATGGGTACAACGTGTGGTTTCCCCGGACCTGACGTGGGCTGAAGAAATCTCCCATACCGCGAAATTCCCCTCCTTCGCATCCCTCCTCCTGCTGGCGCTGGTCCTTTCCTGGAGCCTCGCGGGGTGGCGCGGCGCCATCCTTTGTCTTGCGAGCCTTTTTGGGATGCTCGTCTTCGGTCACTGGATAGGACCTCTGATTACGCGGCCCCGGCCTTCGCCCGAGCTGGTCCACCTGTTCCGGCCCCTGTCCGGGCACAGTTTTCCGTCCATGTTTGCCTTACGATACGGTTCCGTTTTCGGATTTCTTGCGGTTCTGGCTATCAGGACGAGCTCGGGCCCGGTCCGGGTCGCGATCCTGATAGCCTGCGCCCTTCTTCTTTCCGTCGGCGGTATTGCACGGGTCGCCCTCGGGGCCCATTGGGCGAGCGATGTAATAATCTCTTATTATATCGCGATCCTTTGGGCGGCCTGGGTCGTGTCGCTCGGGATGCCCGACCGGGGGGCGCGGGAAACAGAGAATTTGGGGAGGATCTGA